One genomic segment of Mycolicibacterium neworleansense includes these proteins:
- a CDS encoding LytR C-terminal domain-containing protein, with translation MNQRDSSGLPLRAMVMVLLFLGVVFLLVGFQAIGSDDDSADQSSAVATTTATSTTKTSAKAEPAPEAKADVRVYNISDVPGAAETTANRLREARWNVTETGNLTLEGVAGTTVFFGEAPGEKEAAEAVGKAIQAPVEPRRPELSEQPPGVIVVVTG, from the coding sequence ATGAATCAGCGAGACTCCTCCGGGTTACCCCTCCGCGCCATGGTGATGGTGCTGTTGTTCCTCGGGGTCGTGTTCCTGCTGGTCGGGTTCCAGGCGATCGGCTCAGACGACGACTCCGCGGATCAGTCTTCGGCGGTGGCCACGACGACCGCGACGAGCACCACGAAGACATCGGCCAAGGCCGAACCGGCTCCCGAGGCCAAGGCCGACGTGCGGGTGTACAACATCTCCGACGTCCCCGGTGCGGCCGAGACCACGGCCAACCGGCTGCGTGAAGCGCGCTGGAACGTCACCGAGACCGGCAACCTCACGTTGGAGGGTGTCGCCGGCACCACGGTGTTCTTCGGTGAGGCTCCGGGCGAGAAGGAAGCCGCCGAAGCCGTCGGCAAGGCTATCCAGGCACCCGTCGAACCGCGGCGTCCGGAACTTTCCGAGCAACCACCGGGCGTGATCGTAGTAGTCACCGGCTAG
- a CDS encoding phenylacetate--CoA ligase family protein — MSDDPLRLDDYVRFGQVALTDEQRWPGLSAAGRARLSSLEQHRHAPAWGHRAGHRLTPAEQRAATRQLPLDDWLPQHLALARTLPAYRRHPGPLNDLGDFPLIGREDLVEDIAAFVPPGADLSRMLHGTSSGSTGAALVIPDDPDELARGFHWLRGLVGADWEPVEHRVALVQAVFQRQAFTYTSVIPGFDEALMARLNLHPAAWAGGGAQRDAYLRDTDPQVISGTPTSLEVLLEPGLAATLRPLALISGAMTLAAPLRRALEAAYDCPVLDVYGLHETRPIAVSDDGGPFVVAQRRLHVEVLAGEVVVTCGENQFLPLVRYRTGDYARLVSHRGQPALADLEGREATVFVSATGVAVPCVDLTQQLQAAGARGWSVTQDVQGRVAAVIASGDQHRVTEALRLLLGHPVEVTRVSTLAGLGPGKPRRYACAIAPTRR; from the coding sequence GTGAGTGACGACCCGCTGCGGCTCGACGACTACGTTCGGTTCGGCCAGGTGGCGCTGACCGACGAGCAGCGCTGGCCGGGACTGTCGGCGGCCGGCCGGGCACGCCTGAGCAGCCTGGAACAGCACCGCCACGCGCCGGCCTGGGGTCATCGCGCCGGGCACCGGCTCACCCCCGCCGAACAGCGGGCCGCCACCCGGCAACTGCCCCTTGATGATTGGCTGCCGCAGCATCTCGCACTGGCCCGCACGCTACCCGCCTATCGCCGCCACCCGGGCCCGCTGAACGACCTCGGCGACTTTCCGCTGATCGGGCGCGAAGACCTGGTCGAGGACATCGCGGCGTTCGTACCGCCGGGCGCCGATCTGAGCCGGATGCTGCACGGCACGAGTTCGGGCAGCACCGGCGCCGCGCTGGTAATTCCCGACGACCCCGATGAGCTGGCGCGCGGATTCCACTGGCTGCGCGGGCTGGTCGGTGCCGACTGGGAACCGGTCGAGCATCGAGTGGCCTTGGTGCAGGCGGTGTTTCAACGGCAGGCGTTCACCTATACGTCGGTGATCCCGGGCTTCGACGAGGCGTTGATGGCACGGCTGAACCTGCATCCGGCCGCCTGGGCAGGCGGCGGCGCGCAGCGTGACGCGTATCTGCGGGACACCGATCCGCAGGTGATCAGCGGAACCCCCACCTCGTTGGAGGTGCTCCTGGAACCTGGGCTGGCCGCCACGCTGCGACCGCTGGCGCTCATCTCCGGGGCCATGACGCTGGCCGCCCCGTTGCGCCGCGCCCTCGAGGCGGCCTACGACTGCCCGGTGCTGGACGTCTACGGCTTGCACGAAACCCGGCCCATCGCGGTCAGCGATGACGGCGGGCCGTTCGTGGTGGCGCAGCGCCGCCTCCACGTCGAGGTGCTGGCCGGCGAGGTCGTGGTGACCTGCGGCGAAAACCAGTTCCTGCCACTCGTGCGTTACCGCACCGGCGACTACGCGCGGCTGGTCAGCCATCGCGGGCAGCCCGCGCTGGCCGATCTGGAAGGCAGGGAGGCAACGGTTTTCGTGTCGGCGACCGGCGTCGCGGTGCCCTGCGTCGACCTCACCCAGCAGCTGCAGGCCGCGGGTGCGCGCGGGTGGAGCGTCACCCAGGACGTCCAGGGCCGCGTCGCGGCGGTGATCGCCTCCGGCGACCAGCACCGGGTAACCGAAGCGCTGCGCCTCCTGTTGGGACACCCGGTCGAAGTCACGCGGGTGAGCACCCTCGCCGGGCTGGGGCCCGGCAAGCCACGCCGCTATGCCTGCGCTATCGCGCCGACGCGACGATGA
- a CDS encoding peptide deformylase: MAVVPICIVGDPVLHTPTEPVPVGPDGSLPADLPELIQTMFDTMDAANGVGLAANQIGVSKRLFVYDCAPTRGHTTRRRGVVINPVLETSEVPETMPDPDEDEEGCLSVPGENFPTGRADWARVTGLDADGSPVTLEGTDLFARMLQHETGHLDGFLYIDRLVGRHARAAKKTVKRNGWGVPGLSWMPGEVPDPFGH; this comes from the coding sequence ATGGCCGTCGTACCGATTTGCATCGTCGGAGATCCCGTTCTGCACACCCCGACCGAGCCGGTGCCGGTCGGCCCGGACGGTTCGCTTCCCGCAGACCTGCCCGAACTCATCCAGACCATGTTCGACACCATGGACGCGGCCAACGGGGTTGGCTTGGCCGCCAACCAGATCGGCGTGTCGAAGCGGTTGTTCGTCTATGACTGCGCCCCGACGCGCGGCCACACCACGCGCCGCCGCGGGGTGGTCATCAATCCGGTGCTGGAGACTTCAGAGGTTCCCGAGACGATGCCCGACCCCGACGAGGACGAGGAAGGCTGCCTGTCGGTGCCGGGCGAGAATTTCCCGACCGGCCGGGCTGACTGGGCGCGGGTCACCGGCCTGGACGCCGACGGTTCGCCGGTCACTCTCGAGGGCACCGACTTGTTTGCCCGGATGCTGCAGCACGAGACCGGGCATCTCGACGGGTTCCTCTACATCGACCGGCTCGTGGGCCGGCATGCCCGCGCCGCCAAGAAGACCGTCAAGCGCAACGGCTGGGGTGTGCCTGGTCTGTCCTGGATGCCCGGCGAGGTTCCCGACCCGTTCGGTCACTGA
- the sodC gene encoding superoxide dismutase[Cu-Zn] has translation MLKSVSVAVLFAAPVVALSACSPPGQVPSDAPGTTPAIWTGSPSPSAAPGEHGSGHGAQATTGGETVTAELKTADGTAVATADFQFADGFATVTVETTAPGKLAPGFHGLHIHSVGKCEANSVAPTGGAPGDFNSAGGHFHVAGQTGHPASSGDLSSLQIRADGSGKLVTTTDAFTAEDLLAGTKTAIIIHEKSDNFANIPPERYQQVNGTPGPDQTTLATGDAGSRVACGVIGAG, from the coding sequence ATGCTGAAGTCCGTCAGTGTTGCCGTCCTGTTCGCTGCCCCTGTTGTCGCGTTGAGCGCCTGCAGCCCTCCCGGTCAGGTGCCGTCCGACGCGCCCGGAACCACCCCGGCGATCTGGACCGGATCGCCCTCGCCCTCGGCCGCTCCCGGTGAGCACGGCAGCGGGCACGGTGCGCAGGCCACCACTGGCGGCGAGACGGTGACCGCGGAGCTCAAGACCGCCGACGGGACCGCCGTGGCAACCGCAGACTTCCAGTTCGCCGACGGGTTCGCGACCGTCACCGTCGAGACCACCGCTCCGGGCAAGCTGGCTCCCGGATTCCACGGCCTGCACATCCACTCCGTCGGCAAGTGCGAGGCCAACTCCGTGGCACCGACCGGCGGTGCGCCCGGTGACTTCAACTCCGCCGGAGGTCACTTTCACGTGGCAGGGCAAACCGGGCATCCGGCCAGCAGCGGTGACCTGAGCTCACTGCAGATCCGCGCGGACGGCTCCGGAAAGCTGGTGACCACCACCGACGCCTTCACCGCCGAGGATCTGCTCGCCGGCACCAAGACCGCGATCATCATCCACGAGAAGTCCGACAACTTCGCCAACATCCCGCCGGAGCGCTACCAGCAGGTGAACGGCACTCCGGGTCCCGATCAGACGACGTTGGCCACCGGCGACGCCGGAAGTCGGGTGGCGTGCGGTGTTATCGGCGCCGGCTGA
- a CDS encoding N-acetylglutamate synthase, CG3035 family: MPELPAPGSRVSLRYRLRTGSAKPMTDVIGHLEALEPAVLIRTKDGELVDIDPADIVSVRELSHAPVRASEIRALEHAAALAWPGVEQQWLGGWLLRAGHGVTSRANSAIPLDVSAQIADLSAVRDWYRERDLPAWLALPERLLPLRTPGIKPARVMVRDVTPGRPSPSSVTLAQQPDAQWLRIYQREVPVDVLTAVVDGALTFATVPDCAVGRGALTKAPDGTAWLGISSVRVSPDHRRQGHARAVCEALLAWGAESGAGRAYVQVEIDNPPAIALYTALGFRLHHQTRYVAADNVLGSR, encoded by the coding sequence ATGCCTGAGTTGCCCGCGCCCGGGTCCCGGGTCAGCCTGCGTTACCGGCTTCGGACCGGGTCGGCCAAGCCGATGACCGACGTCATCGGCCATCTGGAGGCCCTGGAGCCGGCGGTGCTGATCCGCACCAAGGACGGCGAGCTCGTCGACATCGATCCAGCCGACATCGTCAGCGTGCGCGAGCTGTCGCACGCCCCGGTGCGGGCCTCGGAGATCCGCGCGCTCGAACACGCGGCGGCCCTGGCGTGGCCGGGTGTCGAACAGCAGTGGCTGGGCGGCTGGCTGCTGCGCGCCGGGCACGGCGTCACCAGCCGCGCCAATTCGGCCATCCCGCTGGACGTCTCGGCGCAGATCGCCGACCTCTCCGCGGTACGCGACTGGTACCGCGAGCGCGACCTGCCGGCTTGGCTGGCCCTGCCCGAACGGCTGCTGCCGCTGCGCACCCCCGGGATCAAACCGGCCCGGGTCATGGTGCGTGACGTCACGCCGGGGCGACCATCGCCGTCGAGCGTCACGCTGGCCCAGCAACCGGATGCCCAGTGGCTGCGGATCTACCAGCGCGAGGTCCCCGTCGATGTCCTGACGGCGGTGGTCGACGGTGCGCTCACCTTCGCGACGGTGCCCGATTGCGCGGTCGGCCGCGGCGCCCTGACCAAGGCGCCCGACGGCACGGCCTGGCTGGGCATCTCGTCGGTCCGGGTCTCCCCCGACCATCGCAGGCAGGGCCATGCCCGGGCGGTGTGCGAGGCACTGCTGGCCTGGGGTGCCGAGTCGGGAGCCGGCCGGGCCTACGTCCAGGTGGAGATCGACAACCCCCCGGCCATTGCGCTGTACACCGCGTTGGGCTTCCGGCTGCATCACCAGACCCGCTATGTCGCGGCCGACAATGTGCTCGGTTCGCGCTGA
- a CDS encoding AAA family ATPase — protein sequence MTTRWSAVSKSPTLPVGHAPAAGLTATDLFTPPAAPTVTLDEKLRRAYFWLINKAVISPFYDVEFGSDTTVTYPLGDAGAALSLPKQPAYSSNVLVPLLTFAVGGRCLLIGGPGRGKTTLAVLMGVLAGSAPADVRRHVQQGQPQLTVGDLVGIPLPRDLVQAGSLAEITIAWKSWLTAPVKIVDEYNRIPTKTQSALLTMVAEGYVESHDQMHVTAPEHGVQSWFFTANDDGGGGTFPVIQALRDRIDVTVQAFGFNSRFLDELVSRVEAGDRPEDNVPAELVFGAAEQAAMVEQIRAVPVPTDVRRQLEFFVSHFEFVQHGGRRFEYRTKDVVATAGLEVEQIIDANSGADLQVDLGAQTVNGVSVRSLQNLVLYAKALAWFRGNDTVTLEDVRAMVPFALRGKLLPNTAHPRFDTGADRELASDPASWLTDLFDNSCREFVALAREGEDPVAELLDQFGRGLDGLDALEVSRRLTTIEARISAVSGVGKIYGRDFDDLVALKYLYQRYSNYLHWLESGR from the coding sequence ATGACGACCAGGTGGAGCGCGGTATCCAAATCGCCGACCTTGCCCGTGGGCCACGCACCGGCCGCCGGGCTCACCGCCACCGACCTGTTCACCCCGCCGGCGGCGCCCACGGTCACCCTCGACGAGAAGCTGCGCCGCGCCTACTTCTGGCTGATCAACAAGGCCGTGATCTCCCCGTTTTACGACGTCGAATTCGGATCGGACACCACGGTCACCTATCCGCTCGGTGATGCCGGCGCTGCCCTGAGCCTGCCGAAGCAACCCGCCTATTCCTCCAATGTCCTTGTCCCCCTGCTGACTTTCGCGGTCGGCGGAAGGTGTCTGCTGATCGGCGGCCCGGGTCGCGGCAAGACCACCCTGGCAGTGTTGATGGGGGTGCTGGCCGGGTCCGCGCCCGCCGATGTGCGCCGCCATGTCCAGCAGGGCCAGCCGCAGCTGACCGTGGGCGATCTGGTCGGGATCCCGCTGCCGCGCGACCTGGTGCAGGCGGGGAGCCTGGCCGAGATCACCATCGCCTGGAAGAGCTGGCTGACCGCACCGGTCAAGATCGTCGACGAGTACAACCGGATTCCGACCAAGACCCAGTCCGCGCTGCTGACCATGGTCGCCGAGGGGTATGTGGAAAGCCACGACCAGATGCACGTCACCGCACCCGAGCACGGCGTGCAGAGCTGGTTTTTCACCGCCAACGACGACGGCGGTGGCGGCACCTTCCCGGTGATCCAAGCGCTGCGCGACCGCATCGACGTGACCGTTCAGGCGTTCGGCTTCAACAGCCGGTTCCTCGATGAGCTGGTGAGCCGGGTGGAGGCCGGTGACCGCCCCGAGGACAACGTGCCCGCCGAGCTGGTGTTCGGCGCTGCCGAGCAGGCGGCCATGGTCGAGCAGATCCGTGCTGTTCCGGTGCCCACCGACGTGCGCCGTCAGTTGGAGTTCTTCGTCAGCCACTTCGAATTCGTCCAGCACGGCGGTCGCCGCTTCGAGTACCGGACCAAGGATGTGGTGGCCACGGCCGGCCTTGAGGTCGAGCAGATCATCGACGCCAATTCGGGTGCCGATCTGCAGGTCGATCTCGGCGCGCAGACCGTCAACGGGGTGTCCGTGCGGTCCCTGCAGAACCTGGTGCTCTACGCCAAGGCGCTGGCCTGGTTCCGGGGTAACGACACCGTCACCCTCGAGGATGTGCGGGCGATGGTGCCGTTCGCGTTGCGCGGCAAGCTGTTACCGAATACTGCCCATCCCCGGTTCGACACCGGCGCCGACCGGGAACTGGCCTCGGATCCGGCGAGCTGGCTGACCGACCTGTTCGACAACTCGTGCCGGGAGTTCGTCGCACTGGCGCGTGAGGGCGAGGATCCGGTGGCCGAACTGCTCGACCAGTTCGGCCGCGGCCTCGATGGTTTGGACGCGCTCGAGGTGTCGCGGCGCCTCACCACGATCGAGGCTCGCATCTCGGCGGTCTCCGGCGTCGGCAAGATCTACGGCCGGGATTTCGATGATCTGGTCGCGTTGAAGTATCTCTACCAACGGTATTCGAACTATCTGCACTGGCTGGAGAGCGGCCGGTGA
- a CDS encoding DUF3263 domain-containing protein: MDGAMARTEQSGDDSDLSDGLTRREHDILAFERQWWKYAGSKEDAIKELFSMSATRYYQVLNALVDRPEALAADPMLVKRLRRMRASRQKARAARRLGFDITT; encoded by the coding sequence ATGGACGGCGCCATGGCGCGGACTGAGCAATCCGGGGACGACTCTGATCTGAGCGATGGGCTCACCCGGCGCGAACACGATATTTTGGCTTTCGAGCGCCAGTGGTGGAAGTACGCGGGCAGCAAGGAAGACGCGATCAAAGAGCTCTTCTCGATGTCGGCCACGCGGTACTACCAGGTGCTGAACGCGCTGGTGGACCGTCCCGAGGCGCTGGCTGCCGACCCGATGCTGGTCAAGCGGCTGCGGCGCATGCGGGCCAGCCGCCAGAAGGCGCGGGCTGCGCGGCGGCTCGGCTTCGATATCACTACCTAA
- a CDS encoding exodeoxyribonuclease III: MRLATWNVNSIRTRADRVVDWLERADVDVLAMQETKCTDAQFPMLPFAALGYEVAHIGLNQWNGVAIASRVGLDDIEIGFPGQPTWSSKPEEEAIAEARALGATCGGVRVWSLYVPNGRTLADPHYAYKLDWLAALRDTAEGWLKENPEQPIALVGDWNIAPKDEDVWDMAAFNGSTHVSEPERAAFQAMHDAQFTDVVRPFTEGPGVYTYWDYTQLAFQKRRGMRIDFILGSPGLAARVTNAEIVKDERRPKKGTTAPSDHAPVVVELG, translated from the coding sequence ATGCGCCTGGCCACCTGGAACGTCAATTCGATCCGAACCCGAGCTGACCGCGTGGTCGACTGGCTGGAGCGGGCCGATGTCGACGTGCTGGCCATGCAGGAGACCAAGTGCACCGACGCGCAGTTCCCGATGCTGCCGTTCGCGGCGCTGGGCTACGAGGTGGCCCACATCGGGCTCAACCAGTGGAACGGCGTGGCCATCGCGTCGCGCGTCGGCCTCGACGACATCGAGATCGGCTTCCCGGGACAGCCGACCTGGAGCAGCAAGCCCGAGGAAGAGGCCATCGCCGAGGCCCGCGCGCTCGGCGCCACCTGCGGCGGGGTGCGGGTGTGGAGCCTGTACGTTCCCAATGGCCGCACGCTGGCCGATCCGCATTACGCCTACAAACTGGATTGGCTTGCCGCGCTGCGGGATACCGCGGAAGGCTGGCTGAAGGAGAACCCGGAGCAGCCCATCGCCCTGGTCGGCGACTGGAACATCGCCCCCAAGGACGAAGACGTCTGGGACATGGCCGCGTTCAACGGCAGCACCCACGTGTCCGAGCCCGAGCGGGCCGCGTTCCAGGCCATGCACGACGCCCAATTCACCGACGTGGTACGGCCTTTCACCGAGGGGCCGGGGGTCTACACGTACTGGGACTACACCCAGCTGGCCTTCCAGAAGCGCCGCGGCATGCGCATCGACTTCATCCTCGGCTCCCCCGGTCTGGCCGCCCGCGTCACCAATGCCGAGATCGTGAAGGACGAACGACGCCCCAAGAAGGGCACCACCGCACCCAGCGACCACGCCCCGGTCGTGGTCGAGCTCGGCTGA